In Chitinophaga nivalis, a single genomic region encodes these proteins:
- a CDS encoding glucoamylase family protein — protein MKTGYPMITRLLLGVAILAGCGKGKDTATPPPLPAATFSYTALTVDGAPRGFVYEGAGVRPVIRFRFSGKADRSTVPAACAFSSRTGTAIPFSVTYENGDSTVVLQPVSPLAYITRYQVSISTALQSVKKEPLLSGITLQLTTQIDSTDKFPRLSDDALLTLVQQRTFQYFWDFAHPVSGLARERNTSGETVTTGGSGFGLMVLVAGIHRGFITRAAGLARMQQIVGFLQHKAVKYQGAFPHWLHGTTGQVIPFSAKDNGADLVETAFLVQGLLTVRQYFNGNDPTETGLRKDINALCDSVQWNRFQKDGANVLYWHRSPDYNWEMNLPVRGWNEALITYVLAASSRTYPITKAVYDEGWADKGNIRHNGRYYGLALPLGPAFGGPLFFSQYSFLGLNPMGLTDAYADYQTQVLHHTQINYQYCVANPKGMYGYSSDCWGLTASDNPNGYTASSPLNDVGVIAPTAALSAMPYTPAASLRALHFFYYKLGDRIWKTYGFTDAFSLQQAWFADSFLAIDQGPAMIMMENYRSGLLWQLFMSCPEIKSGLHRLGFQSPHV, from the coding sequence ATGAAAACCGGATATCCGATGATTACGCGGCTGTTGCTGGGAGTAGCCATCCTGGCTGGTTGCGGCAAAGGAAAGGATACAGCCACGCCGCCGCCGTTGCCAGCCGCTACTTTCAGCTATACCGCCCTCACGGTAGACGGGGCGCCGCGTGGTTTTGTGTATGAAGGAGCGGGTGTGCGGCCTGTGATACGTTTCCGTTTCTCCGGAAAAGCCGACCGGTCAACCGTACCGGCTGCGTGTGCCTTTAGCAGTCGCACGGGTACGGCTATACCGTTTTCGGTGACGTATGAAAATGGCGACAGTACGGTGGTACTGCAGCCGGTGTCGCCATTGGCGTATATAACACGTTACCAGGTAAGCATATCTACGGCGCTGCAGTCGGTAAAAAAGGAACCGCTCTTGTCTGGCATCACGTTGCAGCTGACCACACAGATAGATTCCACCGATAAATTTCCACGGCTTTCAGATGATGCGTTGCTCACCTTGGTGCAGCAACGCACCTTTCAATACTTCTGGGACTTTGCCCATCCCGTTAGTGGATTGGCACGGGAAAGAAATACTTCCGGTGAAACCGTGACAACAGGAGGCAGCGGCTTCGGGCTGATGGTGCTCGTGGCAGGCATCCACCGCGGATTTATTACCCGTGCGGCAGGCCTGGCGCGTATGCAGCAGATCGTTGGTTTCCTGCAGCATAAAGCCGTAAAATACCAGGGCGCCTTCCCGCACTGGCTGCATGGCACCACCGGGCAGGTGATTCCTTTCAGTGCCAAAGACAACGGCGCCGACCTGGTGGAAACGGCCTTCCTGGTACAGGGCCTGCTGACGGTGCGACAGTACTTTAACGGTAACGACCCTACGGAAACCGGGTTGCGGAAAGACATCAACGCACTTTGCGACAGCGTGCAGTGGAACCGGTTTCAGAAAGACGGGGCCAACGTATTATACTGGCATCGTAGTCCGGATTACAACTGGGAGATGAATCTGCCGGTGCGTGGCTGGAATGAGGCGTTGATCACCTATGTGCTGGCGGCTTCGTCGCGTACCTATCCGATTACCAAAGCTGTGTATGACGAGGGCTGGGCCGATAAAGGCAACATTCGGCATAATGGCCGCTACTATGGGCTGGCGTTGCCGCTGGGACCTGCTTTCGGCGGTCCGCTTTTCTTTTCCCAGTATTCGTTTCTGGGTCTCAATCCCATGGGCCTCACCGATGCCTATGCCGATTACCAGACACAGGTCCTACATCATACGCAGATCAACTATCAGTATTGTGTGGCCAATCCCAAAGGTATGTATGGCTATAGCAGCGATTGCTGGGGCCTGACAGCCAGCGATAACCCCAACGGTTATACGGCGTCGTCGCCGTTAAATGATGTAGGCGTAATTGCCCCTACGGCGGCCTTATCGGCTATGCCCTATACGCCGGCAGCATCGTTGCGGGCCTTACATTTTTTCTATTACAAACTGGGCGACCGCATCTGGAAGACATATGGCTTTACGGATGCTTTCTCGTTGCAACAGGCCTGGTTTGCCGATTCTTTCCTGGCCATCGACCAGGGGCCTGCCATGATTATGATGGAGAACTACCGCAGCGGCCTGTTGTGGCAATTGTTTATGAGCTGTCCGGAGATAAAGTCCGGCCTGCACCGGCTGGGCTTTCAAAGTCCGCATGTATAA
- a CDS encoding RNA polymerase sigma-70 factor — translation MFHADQIREWQRRIALEDDEIAYRELFVVFYKPLLQFAFSFVRSHETAEEIVSDVFINIWEKRRQLEAIQRLKVYLYVATKNRSLKYLLKQQKQAAVTIDDLLVEPESQYHNPEQLMVTAEMLQRIEAAINGLPPRCKAIFKLVREDGLKYKEIAEILNVSVKTIDNQLAIALTKIANTIKVTFRKTPR, via the coding sequence ATGTTCCACGCCGATCAGATAAGAGAATGGCAGCGCCGCATTGCTTTAGAGGACGATGAGATCGCCTACAGGGAGTTGTTTGTGGTGTTTTACAAACCCTTGTTACAATTCGCTTTTTCCTTTGTACGTTCCCACGAAACAGCAGAAGAGATTGTCTCAGATGTATTTATCAATATCTGGGAAAAACGCCGGCAACTGGAAGCAATTCAGCGGCTGAAAGTTTACTTGTATGTAGCTACCAAAAACAGGTCGCTGAAATACCTGTTGAAGCAACAAAAACAAGCCGCTGTTACCATCGACGATTTACTGGTGGAGCCGGAAAGTCAGTACCACAATCCGGAGCAGCTGATGGTAACGGCTGAAATGCTGCAACGTATTGAAGCGGCTATCAACGGACTGCCGCCGCGTTGTAAAGCTATTTTTAAACTGGTCCGGGAAGATGGATTGAAGTATAAGGAAATTGCCGAGATACTGAATGTATCGGTTAAAACCATTGATAATCAGTTAGCCATTGCGCTCACTAAAATAGCCAATACCATAAAAGTGACGTTCCGGAAAACACCCCGCTGA
- a CDS encoding LamG domain-containing protein has product MQKRYHTSGICLTTLMMISVLLTACYKKFDPSSYAPPVEIGGFTQTNQIAAGNLVAHWAFEGNLTDDVSKTTGVGSGTGFSAGIKGQGLRGADKSYALITPGNPLVQLQSFSAMLWINSPQNTKGVVGLLALNNNKNFWGNLEIFFENGGSKDTAVLKMHVTNDTKDAWLGVYYLRNVWDNWTHLGLTYNGADTFRVYVNGVAIATQAISGYGPVTFKNATRMVLGTMQFQTNPSLTTGGDAQSWASYLTGTLDEVRMYNRALTEKEINALVKLEGRGK; this is encoded by the coding sequence ATGCAAAAACGATATCATACCAGCGGGATCTGTCTGACCACCTTGATGATGATCAGTGTGCTGCTGACTGCCTGCTACAAAAAATTTGATCCGTCTTCCTACGCGCCCCCCGTGGAAATAGGCGGCTTTACACAAACGAATCAGATAGCCGCCGGCAACCTGGTGGCACACTGGGCATTTGAAGGCAACCTGACAGACGATGTTTCCAAAACCACCGGTGTGGGTAGCGGGACTGGTTTTTCGGCCGGTATAAAAGGGCAGGGGCTGCGTGGAGCCGATAAGTCCTACGCGTTGATAACGCCCGGTAATCCGCTGGTACAGCTGCAAAGCTTTAGTGCGATGTTATGGATAAACAGCCCGCAGAATACAAAGGGTGTGGTGGGTTTGCTGGCGTTGAATAACAATAAGAACTTCTGGGGTAACCTGGAAATATTTTTTGAGAACGGCGGCAGTAAAGATACCGCCGTGCTGAAAATGCATGTGACCAATGATACCAAAGATGCGTGGCTGGGCGTCTATTACCTGCGGAATGTTTGGGATAACTGGACGCACCTGGGGCTTACCTACAATGGTGCAGATACCTTCAGGGTGTATGTCAACGGTGTGGCGATTGCCACCCAGGCCATCAGCGGTTATGGTCCTGTGACCTTTAAGAACGCCACCCGTATGGTATTGGGTACGATGCAGTTTCAAACGAATCCCAGTCTCACTACTGGCGGCGATGCACAGTCCTGGGCCAGTTACCTGACCGGTACGCTGGATGAAGTAAGGATGTATAACCGCGCATTGACGGAGAAAGAAATCAATGCCCTGGTAAAGCTGGAGGGGAGAGGTAAATAA
- a CDS encoding TonB-dependent receptor — MMKFTMLFLLVGAMHVSARVHGQSAITLRFKETEITHVLSSLERQGHYRFLYNNALKDIRKKVNVAVTDADIDAFMRNLLSGTELTYKVIENNLVVILLRTAALQDIKITGKVTSKRGEPLPGVTITIKGTAHGTVTNTDGSYTITVPENAMLVVSFIGYTRQEVAVGSRAVVNISLEEAVSQMEQVVVVGYGVQRKLDVTGVIAQVKGEEIAKQAAVNPVSALQGKVAGVQIINNGKPGTAPEIKIRGLGTVYGSATPLYVVDGVWFEDISFLNPADIDNMSILKDASSEAIYGIRAANGVVLITTKKGRPGKAVVSYNGFVGYQKVTNEVKMANANEYATLVNELSAQNGKPALLNPAAYGKGTDWHHQILRNALITNHQLSVSGGSEKTTYNFSLGYLKQDGIVQTNAYSRYTARLQNDFQVFEPLKIGYTITAAASTSHDIPDYIHHQLFAAAPVVPVYYADGTYGDPNDYNLGDGASFNPQATLDFYDQQMRKYLVTGSIYADLRIAKHFVFHTSAGGQFSRDEMKSYIPVYAATLKQRNTTSLLTLENSDNRNWIVENTLTYDNKFGDHSIKALIGQGAQRYKFYKLTGSASNVPNSSDGDKYLVLGNLDGRLVKDEGDLSTVSSYFGRINYAYKNKYLLTASLRADGSSKYYDENRWGYFPSIGVGWVISEEAFMQGQHVFDNLKLRGSWGKIGNASIKSGVSVLKVAQDPYLTAIFGGGIYTGASINTVVPPTTYWERGVGTDIGLEATLLKNRLMVEAGFYSKTTDRAVFDVPIPASVGTNSGLLIANQANIRNQGVELAVTWKETRKDFTYSISGNIGINDNKVLSVISGNNPIYAGGDAATGGALATRTIVGQPIGQFFGYIVDGIFQTNAEAAASAQPNAKAGDFKYRDVKADGRIDGNDRVPMGNPNPKYNYGINTFFAYKQFDLTLDFQGVAGIDIYNANPVIRYGNENFTKAFYDNRWHGEGTSNTYPSANLGGRDNYLPNSFFVESGSYFRIRNMQLGYNLPAAVTSRWRMKNLRVYVNAQNAFNFFRYRGFSPEVGGKPTNAGIDNNFYPLYATYNFGVNVTF, encoded by the coding sequence ATGATGAAGTTCACTATGTTATTCCTACTGGTAGGTGCTATGCACGTATCTGCCAGGGTACACGGGCAAAGTGCCATTACCCTTCGCTTTAAGGAAACTGAAATCACACATGTACTGAGTAGTCTTGAAAGACAAGGCCACTACCGGTTTCTGTATAATAATGCTTTAAAAGATATCCGGAAGAAGGTAAACGTAGCGGTGACCGATGCGGATATCGATGCATTTATGCGTAACCTGCTCTCCGGAACGGAGCTGACTTACAAAGTCATTGAAAATAACCTGGTCGTTATCCTGTTGCGTACAGCTGCTTTGCAGGATATAAAAATTACGGGAAAGGTAACCAGTAAAAGAGGAGAACCCCTGCCCGGTGTAACCATTACCATTAAAGGTACTGCCCATGGTACTGTTACCAATACAGATGGTTCCTATACGATAACGGTGCCTGAAAACGCAATGCTGGTGGTCTCTTTCATCGGATACACCCGGCAGGAGGTGGCGGTTGGCAGTCGCGCTGTGGTAAACATCAGCCTGGAAGAAGCAGTGAGCCAGATGGAACAGGTAGTGGTAGTAGGTTACGGCGTACAACGTAAACTGGATGTCACCGGTGTGATTGCCCAGGTGAAAGGAGAAGAAATTGCGAAACAGGCGGCCGTTAACCCGGTCAGCGCCCTGCAGGGAAAGGTAGCAGGTGTACAGATCATCAATAACGGCAAGCCCGGTACGGCGCCTGAAATCAAGATCCGCGGCCTGGGTACCGTCTATGGCAGCGCTACGCCGTTGTATGTGGTAGATGGAGTTTGGTTTGAAGATATCAGTTTCCTGAATCCGGCAGATATCGACAACATGAGTATCCTGAAAGATGCTTCCAGTGAAGCCATCTATGGTATTCGTGCAGCCAATGGCGTAGTATTGATTACGACCAAAAAAGGGCGGCCAGGTAAAGCCGTTGTCAGCTACAATGGATTTGTAGGCTATCAGAAAGTGACCAACGAAGTGAAGATGGCGAATGCCAATGAGTACGCTACGCTGGTGAATGAACTGAGTGCGCAGAATGGTAAACCGGCTTTGCTGAATCCTGCTGCCTATGGCAAAGGAACAGACTGGCATCACCAGATCCTGCGGAATGCCCTGATCACCAACCACCAGCTATCTGTGAGCGGCGGATCAGAAAAGACAACCTATAATTTTTCACTGGGTTATCTGAAACAGGATGGGATTGTACAAACCAATGCCTATAGCAGGTATACGGCGCGGCTGCAAAACGACTTCCAGGTATTTGAACCGTTGAAGATAGGTTATACCATTACGGCGGCGGCCAGTACGTCTCATGATATACCGGATTATATCCATCACCAGCTGTTTGCCGCGGCGCCTGTTGTTCCGGTATATTATGCAGATGGTACCTATGGTGATCCGAACGATTATAACCTGGGAGATGGCGCTAGTTTTAATCCGCAGGCCACGTTGGATTTCTATGATCAGCAAATGCGGAAATACCTGGTAACAGGCAGCATATATGCAGACCTGCGCATCGCGAAACACTTTGTTTTTCATACCAGCGCCGGCGGACAATTCAGCCGCGATGAAATGAAATCGTATATACCGGTATATGCTGCCACACTCAAGCAACGCAATACCACCAGCCTGCTGACATTGGAAAATTCAGATAACCGGAACTGGATCGTAGAGAATACCCTGACCTATGATAACAAATTCGGAGACCACAGCATCAAAGCCCTGATCGGACAAGGCGCGCAGCGGTATAAATTTTATAAACTCACCGGCTCCGCTTCCAATGTACCCAACAGCAGCGACGGCGATAAATACCTGGTATTGGGTAATCTCGACGGTCGCCTGGTAAAGGATGAAGGAGATCTGTCTACCGTATCTTCCTACTTTGGCCGTATCAATTACGCTTATAAAAACAAATACCTGCTTACAGCGTCGCTACGTGCAGACGGTTCTTCCAAATATTATGACGAAAACCGCTGGGGATACTTCCCTTCAATAGGTGTGGGCTGGGTGATCAGTGAAGAAGCTTTCATGCAAGGACAGCACGTTTTCGATAACCTGAAATTGCGCGGCAGCTGGGGTAAAATAGGGAATGCCTCCATCAAGTCCGGCGTATCGGTGTTAAAGGTGGCCCAGGACCCTTATCTGACGGCTATTTTCGGCGGTGGTATCTATACCGGCGCCAGCATCAATACGGTAGTGCCGCCCACTACCTACTGGGAAAGAGGTGTGGGTACAGACATCGGACTGGAAGCTACCTTGCTGAAAAACCGGTTGATGGTAGAAGCGGGCTTCTACAGCAAAACAACAGACCGGGCTGTGTTTGATGTACCTATTCCGGCATCAGTGGGTACCAACAGTGGCCTGCTCATTGCCAACCAGGCCAATATCCGGAACCAGGGTGTGGAATTAGCTGTAACGTGGAAAGAAACGCGGAAGGACTTTACCTATTCCATCAGTGGTAATATAGGCATCAACGATAACAAAGTGTTGTCTGTTATCTCCGGTAACAATCCGATCTATGCCGGCGGCGATGCCGCTACCGGCGGTGCGCTGGCTACCCGCACCATCGTCGGGCAACCTATTGGTCAGTTCTTCGGCTATATTGTAGATGGCATCTTCCAGACAAATGCAGAAGCGGCGGCTTCTGCGCAGCCCAATGCCAAAGCGGGCGATTTCAAATACCGCGACGTAAAAGCAGATGGCCGGATTGACGGCAACGACCGGGTACCGATGGGCAATCCCAATCCTAAATACAATTACGGCATCAATACCTTCTTTGCCTATAAACAGTTTGACCTGACCCTCGATTTTCAAGGTGTAGCCGGTATTGATATCTACAATGCCAACCCGGTGATCCGGTATGGAAATGAAAATTTCACCAAAGCATTTTATGATAACCGCTGGCATGGGGAAGGTACTTCCAATACGTATCCTTCTGCCAACCTGGGCGGCCGCGACAACTACCTGCCCAATTCCTTTTTCGTGGAAAGCGGCAGTTATTTCAGGATCAGAAATATGCAGTTAGGTTACAACCTGCCGGCTGCTGTTACCAGCCGGTGGCGCATGAAAAACCTGCGGGTATACGTCAATGCACAGAATGCCTTTAATTTCTTCCGGTATCGCGGATTTTCTCCGGAAGTAGGCGGAAAGCCTACCAATGCGGGCATCGACAATAATTTCTATCCGCTGTATGCTACTTACAATTTTGGCGTGAATGTAACCTTCTGA
- a CDS encoding glucoamylase family protein, whose protein sequence is MKIYIVYVYTWLLLCTTMAVAQPPAKNKRPSLTDEQLLERVQRQTFRYFWDFGHPVSGMARERSNNNFGYGNEVVTTGGTGFGVMAIIVATERKWITRKAAVERLNKLVDFLRHADHYHGIFPHWLNGTTGKTIPFSRKDDGGDLVETSFLFQGLLSVRQYFNGADARETALRNNINQIWREAEWNWYTQGGQHQLYWHWSPNHGWSMNHAIKGWNECLITYVMAAASPSYAIAPEVYHEGWAGGRSFKNGQTFYDIRLPLGMNYGGPLFFTHYTFLGLDPHGLKDQYADYWEQNLHHTLINREHCIRNPKQFKGYGADCWGLTACDTYDGYNAHAPDNDFGTIAPTAALSAFPYTPVYSMQALKHFYYQLGDKIWRPYGFADAFNESRQWYADSHLAIDQGPVIVMIENYRTGLLWKLFMGCPEIQAGLGKLGFQSPYLKK, encoded by the coding sequence ATGAAAATTTATATCGTTTACGTATATACGTGGTTGTTATTATGCACTACCATGGCGGTAGCACAGCCACCCGCCAAAAACAAACGGCCGTCGCTGACGGATGAGCAGCTGCTGGAGCGGGTACAACGACAAACCTTCCGGTATTTCTGGGACTTTGGCCATCCGGTTTCCGGCATGGCGCGGGAGCGGAGCAACAATAATTTTGGTTATGGGAATGAGGTGGTGACCACCGGTGGCACCGGCTTTGGAGTCATGGCTATCATTGTAGCGACGGAGCGAAAATGGATTACCCGCAAAGCCGCTGTGGAGCGGCTGAATAAGCTGGTGGACTTCCTGCGGCATGCGGATCATTACCACGGTATTTTTCCGCATTGGCTCAATGGTACGACAGGTAAAACCATTCCTTTCAGCCGTAAGGATGATGGGGGAGATCTGGTGGAGACGTCCTTTCTGTTCCAGGGACTGCTGAGCGTCCGGCAGTATTTTAACGGCGCAGATGCCCGGGAAACGGCCCTGCGCAATAACATCAACCAGATCTGGCGGGAAGCGGAATGGAACTGGTATACCCAGGGCGGACAACATCAGTTGTACTGGCACTGGAGTCCCAACCATGGCTGGAGTATGAACCATGCTATCAAAGGCTGGAATGAATGTCTGATTACTTATGTGATGGCCGCTGCTTCTCCTTCGTATGCCATTGCACCGGAAGTATACCACGAAGGCTGGGCCGGTGGCCGCTCGTTTAAAAACGGGCAAACCTTTTATGATATCCGCCTGCCGCTGGGTATGAACTACGGCGGCCCGCTGTTTTTTACCCATTATACTTTCCTGGGACTGGACCCGCATGGCTTAAAAGACCAGTACGCTGATTATTGGGAACAGAACCTGCACCATACCCTCATTAACCGGGAACATTGTATCCGTAATCCCAAACAGTTCAAAGGTTATGGGGCCGACTGCTGGGGATTGACCGCCTGCGATACCTATGATGGTTATAATGCACATGCGCCGGATAATGATTTTGGTACCATTGCGCCTACGGCAGCGTTGTCTGCTTTTCCCTATACGCCGGTTTATTCCATGCAGGCGCTGAAACATTTTTATTACCAGCTGGGTGATAAGATCTGGCGCCCTTACGGGTTTGCAGATGCGTTTAATGAAAGCCGGCAATGGTATGCAGATTCACACCTGGCCATCGACCAGGGCCCGGTGATTGTGATGATCGAAAACTACCGCACAGGGTTGTTGTGGAAACTGTTTATGGGATGTCCGGAAATCCAGGCCGGATTAGGTAAGCTGGGTTTTCAGAGTCCGTATTTAAAAAAATAA
- a CDS encoding RagB/SusD family nutrient uptake outer membrane protein: MKQATSYIQKAVRWGLPAAFLLMSGCGKSFLDTPPQGKQPGEEFWKNAGDAAKAVNAMYANLHEWRQVGFAAVAVESLGSDDTEKGSSPGDASYLTKFDDFTVGATDGQVMDFWKGQYQQINFCNQVLDNVPQISMDENLKNRYLAEAKFIRAYAYFRLVRAYGDVPLRLRVPKDASEYNLPRTDKAEVWAAIEKDLTEAAAVLPPAYGPADLGRATKGAALSLHAKVAMYQKKWANVLGYTNEVTTLGYSLFPNYEQLFRIRNENAPESVFEIQCQFIPGNKDASNSQYSQIQGVRASVGGGWGFNVPTEQLVKAYEPNDPRRDATIIFRGETTPDGDIIPPLGDNPMYNQKSYVPFRLYVTGYNEGADQNVRVIRYAEVLLMQAEAANELGNATLALKSLNAVRARARGGNPAILPDVTTTDQAQLRLAIWQERRVELAMESDRYFDVIRQGRAATLFGPSGFVAGKNELWPVPQNEIDISAGTLTQNKGY, encoded by the coding sequence ATGAAACAAGCTACTTCCTATATACAAAAAGCAGTGAGATGGGGATTACCTGCTGCTTTCCTCCTGATGTCCGGTTGCGGTAAAAGCTTCCTGGATACGCCTCCCCAGGGTAAACAACCCGGTGAAGAATTCTGGAAAAATGCCGGCGATGCTGCCAAAGCGGTGAACGCCATGTATGCCAATCTGCACGAATGGCGGCAGGTGGGTTTTGCGGCGGTAGCCGTAGAAAGCCTGGGATCTGACGATACCGAAAAAGGGAGTAGTCCGGGTGATGCGAGCTACCTCACCAAATTCGACGACTTCACGGTAGGTGCTACCGACGGGCAGGTGATGGACTTCTGGAAAGGGCAGTACCAGCAGATCAATTTCTGTAACCAGGTATTGGATAATGTGCCGCAGATCAGTATGGATGAAAACCTGAAAAACCGTTACCTGGCAGAGGCTAAGTTTATCCGGGCCTATGCCTATTTCCGGCTGGTACGCGCCTATGGCGATGTGCCGTTACGCCTGCGTGTGCCGAAAGATGCCAGCGAATACAACCTGCCGCGTACAGATAAAGCGGAGGTATGGGCAGCCATAGAGAAGGACCTGACGGAAGCTGCAGCGGTATTGCCACCAGCCTATGGCCCCGCAGATCTGGGCCGGGCTACGAAAGGAGCGGCGTTGTCGCTGCATGCGAAGGTAGCCATGTACCAGAAAAAGTGGGCTAACGTATTGGGCTATACGAATGAAGTCACTACGCTGGGTTATTCCCTGTTTCCCAACTATGAGCAACTGTTTCGCATCCGTAATGAAAATGCGCCGGAATCTGTTTTTGAAATTCAATGTCAGTTTATACCGGGTAATAAAGATGCTTCCAATTCGCAATACTCTCAGATACAGGGCGTGCGGGCCTCTGTAGGTGGCGGATGGGGTTTTAATGTGCCTACGGAGCAGCTGGTGAAGGCCTATGAACCCAATGATCCGCGCCGCGATGCCACCATTATTTTCCGGGGAGAAACTACACCGGATGGCGATATCATTCCGCCGCTCGGCGATAATCCGATGTATAACCAGAAATCCTATGTACCCTTCCGGCTGTATGTAACCGGCTATAATGAAGGGGCCGACCAGAATGTACGCGTGATCCGTTATGCGGAAGTGTTGCTGATGCAGGCGGAAGCAGCCAACGAACTGGGAAATGCCACGCTGGCGCTGAAATCGCTGAATGCGGTGCGGGCACGGGCGCGCGGCGGTAATCCGGCTATTCTGCCGGATGTAACCACCACGGATCAGGCACAGCTGCGCCTGGCTATCTGGCAGGAGCGCCGGGTGGAACTGGCCATGGAGTCTGACCGCTATTTTGATGTGATCCGCCAGGGCCGCGCAGCGACACTGTTTGGGCCTAGCGGCTTTGTCGCCGGCAAAAATGAACTGTGGCCGGTGCCGCAGAATGAAATCGACATCAGCGCCGGTACACTTACCCAAAACAAAGGTTACTAA
- a CDS encoding FecR family protein, with product MNEHRIWELMAKKLAGEAAVAELQELEQLLRANPDLHFPATVLAAYWKKSVDPAAKSIAETAHEKHILRMQQQGIPIGLPAAEVAEATPAVRIPTYRRYMIAATIAGMVMAACWWMIAGRGPAERSDTYEVATRNGTRTQLQLPDGTRVWLNAGSKLTYGHAFGQVNREVTLIGEAFFDVTKNAEQPFIIHTAKMDVKVLGTQFNVKAYPNEPTTEATLIQGSIEASLKDRPREAIRLKPHEKVLIRNNPEASLPAEDTSTPALFIQTLSHYNNNADAIVETSWMENKLVFREESFAALAKRMERRYGVTIRFEDPATAALQFTGIFEKETVQQALNALQLIAAFDYTIEGTQIIINQ from the coding sequence ATGAACGAGCACCGTATTTGGGAACTAATGGCAAAAAAGCTGGCTGGCGAGGCTGCTGTAGCGGAACTACAGGAGCTGGAGCAATTGCTGCGTGCCAATCCCGACCTGCATTTCCCGGCAACCGTGCTTGCAGCATACTGGAAAAAATCAGTAGACCCGGCAGCAAAATCCATAGCGGAGACAGCACATGAAAAGCATATTCTGCGGATGCAGCAACAAGGTATTCCTATTGGGCTACCGGCAGCAGAGGTCGCGGAAGCTACGCCTGCTGTGAGGATACCCACCTATCGCCGGTATATGATCGCGGCTACCATAGCAGGTATGGTCATGGCTGCCTGCTGGTGGATGATTGCCGGAAGAGGCCCCGCGGAGCGTAGCGATACGTACGAAGTGGCTACCCGCAATGGTACCAGAACCCAGCTGCAACTGCCGGATGGTACACGCGTATGGCTGAATGCGGGCAGTAAGCTCACCTATGGCCACGCCTTTGGCCAGGTAAACCGGGAAGTAACGCTGATAGGAGAAGCCTTTTTTGACGTGACAAAAAATGCGGAGCAGCCGTTTATCATTCATACCGCTAAAATGGATGTAAAGGTATTAGGGACGCAGTTCAATGTAAAAGCCTATCCCAATGAGCCAACAACAGAAGCTACCCTGATACAGGGAAGTATTGAAGCCTCCCTGAAAGACCGGCCCCGGGAAGCTATCCGGCTGAAACCCCATGAGAAAGTCCTGATCCGTAATAACCCGGAGGCCTCGCTGCCGGCTGAAGATACCAGCACACCGGCCCTGTTCATACAAACCCTGTCACATTATAATAACAACGCTGATGCAATTGTGGAAACTTCCTGGATGGAAAATAAACTTGTTTTCCGGGAAGAATCCTTTGCTGCGCTGGCCAAACGGATGGAGCGCCGGTATGGCGTGACCATACGTTTCGAAGACCCTGCCACAGCGGCGTTGCAGTTCACCGGCATCTTTGAAAAAGAAACGGTACAACAGGCCCTGAATGCGCTGCAGCTGATTGCTGCTTTTGACTATACAATAGAGGGGACACAAATTATTATCAACCAATAA